A genomic segment from Amyelois transitella isolate CPQ chromosome 15, ilAmyTran1.1, whole genome shotgun sequence encodes:
- the LOC106139700 gene encoding synaptobrevin homolog YKT6: MVKVYALLVLYKGINNASILKSAYDLQSFSFFQRSSVQEFMTFVSKTMVERTQQASRQSVKEGEYMLQVYVRADNLAGVLISDHEYPNRVAHTLITKTLDEFSAVVPAANWPTANENSVDFPALHQHLAKYQNPREADALTKIQNDLDETKIILHDTIKAVLERGEKLDDLVEKSNSLSMHSKAFYKTARKTNSCCSY; this comes from the coding sequence ATGGTGAAAGTATATGCCCTTTTAGTGCTTTACAAAGGAATCAACAATGCCTCTATTCTCAAATCAGCATATGATTTGCAAAGCTTTAGTTTCTTCCAAAGAAGTTCAGTTCAGGAGTTCATGACATTTGTTAGCAAAACCATGGTGGAAAGAACACAGCAGGCATCAAGACAGTCAGTCAAAGAAGGGGAATACATGTTACAAGTGTATGTGAGGGCTGACAATTTGGCTGGAGTATTGATTTCAGACCACGAGTATCCAAACAGAGTGGCTCACACATTGATTACAAAAACTCTTGATGAGTTCTCAGCTGTGGTACCTGCAGCAAATTGGCCAACAGCTAATGAAAATTCTGTAGACTTCCCAGCTCTCCATCAGCACTTGGCCAAATACCAGAACCCAAGAGAAGCTGATGCTttgacaaaaatacaaaatgatcTTGATGAGACaaagataattttacatgACACAATAAAAGCAGTGTTAGAAAGAGGTGAGAAATTAGATGATTTGGTTGAGAAGTCAAACAGTTTGTCGATGCACAGTAAAGCATTTTACAAGACTGCACGCAAAACAAACAGTTGTTGCTCGTATTGA
- the LOC106139688 gene encoding transcription initiation factor TFIID subunit 8: protein MTENVEKIESATDARRRVLNIAVSTVLLETGFECADKMSLETLTEMLQCFFTEVGNSAKGYCEISGRVEPVLGDVVMALINMGISLQGLEQYAARPNRHVIQPLQQASAPRTPAMLSAGSKAKHAPHIPFHLPPLPDPHAYIRTPTHKQPVTEYEAIREKAATQKRDIEKALTKFLAKTSETHNLFNTEDNQVYPLIACKPTFPSYLPCLLPTDQVFDFEELEYHFQVANRTEDMPADKKDHSDNEGENGGDNENLNSSQVENQDSAPASSPDRSKSGG, encoded by the exons atgACGGAAAATGTGGAAAAGATCGAGTCTGCCACCGATGCTCGTCGACGTGTACTGAATATAGCAGTTTCTACAGTACTTTTGGAGACTGGATTTGAATGTGCTGATAAAATGTCTCTCGAAACTCTCACTGAGATGTTACAATGTT TTTTCACAGAGGTCGGAAACTCAGCAAAAGGATACTGTGAAATATCTGGCAGAGTTGAACCTGTTCTTGGGGATGTTGTGATGGCACTCATAAATATGG gAATCAGTTTACAGGGCCTTGAACAATATGCGGCCAGACCAAACAGGCATGTGATACAGCCATTACAACAAGCATCTGCTCCGAGGACCCCAGCAATGTTGTCAGCTGGCTCCAAAGCTAAACATGCACCTCACATACCATTCCATTTACCACCTTTGCCAGATCCGCATGCTTACATTAGAACACCA acACACAAACAACCAGTAACAGAATATGAAGCTATAAGAGAAAAAGCTGCCACACAAAAAAGAGATATAGAGAAAGCTCTCACTAAGTTCTTGGCAAAAACAAGTGAAACACACAATCTTTTCAATACAGAAGACAACCAAGTGTACCCTT TGATAGCTTGCAAGCCAACATTTCCATCATACCTGCCCTGCCTTCTGCCAACTGACCAGGTCTTCGATTTTGAAGAGTTGGAATATCATTTCCAAGTAGCTAACAGGACTGAAGATATGCCAGCTgataaaaaag ATCACTCTGACAACGAAGGTGAGAACGGTGGCGATAACGAGAACCTGAACAGTTCTCAGGTTGAAAACCAGGACTCGGCGCCGGCCTCCAGTCCAGATCGAAGCAAATCCGGTGGATAA
- the LOC106139687 gene encoding proteasome subunit beta type-2 — MSNINLQCLLGIQCNDFVMIAADQTTSHSIMVMKDDEEKIYKISDRLIMGVIGDSGDTNQFAEYIAKNIQLYKMRNGYELGPTAAANFTRRNLAEYLRSSSPYSVNLLMGGYDKENGPELYFMDYLASSVKVPFCAHGFGGYLSLSIMDRYHKKDATEDEAYEILKMCVREVHKRLFVSLPNFQVTVVNRDGIKVLPPINSALLK, encoded by the exons ATGTCTAATATCAATCTGCAATGTTTGTTAGGCATTCAATGCAATGATTTTGTAATGATAGCTGCGGATCAAACTACTAGCCACAGTATTATGGTTATGAAAGATG ATgaggaaaaaatatacaagatCTCTGACAGGCTTATAATGGGTGTAATAGGAGATTCTGGCGATACAAACCAGTTTGCTGAGTACATTGCCAAGAATATTCAATTGTACAAGATGCGCAACGGTTACGAACTCGGACCCACTGCAGCAGCTAATTTTACTCGCCGAAACCTTGCAGAGTATTTGAGAAGCAGT AGTCCCTATTCTGTCAATCTTCTGATGGGAGGGTATGATAAAGAGAATGGCCCGGAGCTGTATTTCATGGATTACTTGGCATCCAGTGTGAAAGTACCTTTTTGTGCTCATGGCTTCGGTGGATACCTCAGTTTGAGTATCATGGACCGTTACCATAAGAAAG atgcTACTGAAGATGAAGCCTATGAGATTCTAAAGATGTGCGTGAGAGAGGTCCACAAGAGATTGTTTGTTAGCCTTCCCAATTTCCAGGTTACGGTGGTCAACAGGGATGGGATCAAAGTCCTTCCACCCATCAATTCTGCATTGctgaagtaa
- the LOC106139689 gene encoding mitochondrial tRNA-specific 2-thiouridylase 1 isoform X1, producing the protein MFKKIALGISGGVDSAVAALLLKRGGFHIEGVFMRNWDSNYEAGFCSDEKDFEDATFVCRKLDIPLHRVYFIKEYWNEVFTVLLEEYETGLTPNPDILCNRYIKFDSFFEHCRNNLGVDAIATGHYANTSFGPFLERYSDDEGVRLLQPADKHKDQTFFLSQVKQFSLRRCMFPIANLLKSQVREIAKTEGLLNVANKKDSTGICFIGKKRFQDFIEEYIDTRYGHFIDIDTGQIVGEHGGLHKWTVGQRCCLANWKDAYFIFKKDLITNNIYVVAGTKHPAIWNDLCFTRKPHWINQEPNELSQGGVLSCSFRFQHTKPLVPCKIVNNSEGLTILLDTKLRAITEGQFGVFYKNGECLGSAKITDVCRNVTY; encoded by the exons atgtTTAAGAAAATTGCTTTGGGTATATCTGGAGGAGTAGACAGTGCTGTGGCTGCTCTACTTCTCAAAAGAGGAG GTTTTCATATTGAAGGAGTCTTCATGAGAAATTGGGATAGCAATTACGAAGCTGGGTTTTGTTCAGATGAGAAAGATTTTGAAGACGCAACATTTGTTTGCCGTAAACTGGATATTCCTTTACATCGTGTGTActttataaaagaatattgGAACGAGGTATTCACAGTACTGTTGGAAGAATATGAGACTGGACTGACTCCAAACCCAGATATACTTTGCAatagatatattaaatttgatagTTTTTTCGAACATTGCAGGAACAATTTAGGAGTTGATGCTATAGCTACCGGCCACTATGCCAATACGTCTTTTGGTCCATTCTTAGAACGATATTCAGATGATGAAG GTGTCAGATTATTGCAACCTGCAGATAAACACAAAGACCAAACATTTTTTCTATCACAAGTGAAACAATTTTCATTGAGAAGATGTATGTTCCCAATAGCCAATTTACTAAAAAGTCAAGTAAGGGAAATAGCCAAGACTGAAGGCCTTCTAAATGTTGCTAACAAAAAGGATAGCACAGGTATAtgttttataggaaaaaagaggtttcaagattttattgaagag TACATAGATACAAGATATGGTCATTTCATAGACATTGACACAGGACAAATAGTGGGGGAGCATGGTGGTCTACACAAGTGGACAGTTGGCCAAAGGTGCTGCCTTGCTAATTGGAAAGATGCCTACTTCATTTTCAAGAAAGATTTGATAACTAACAATATTTATGTG GTGGCTGGAACTAAACATCCTGCTATATGGAATGACTTATGTTTTACCAGAAAACCGCATTGGATTAACCAAGAACCCAATGAATTATCTCAAGGAGGTGTGCTTAGCTGCTCATTCAGATTCCAACACACCAAACCTCTTGTTCCAtgtaaaatagtaaataattcaGAAGGATTAACAATCTTGTTAGACACAAAACTAAGGGCTATTACTGAAGGCCAATTTGgagtgttttataaaaatggtgAATGTCTTGGTAGCGCAAAAATTACAGATGTATGTCGAAATGTAACTTATTGA
- the LOC106139689 gene encoding mitochondrial tRNA-specific 2-thiouridylase 1 isoform X2, translated as MFKKIALGISGGVDSAVAALLLKRGGVDAIATGHYANTSFGPFLERYSDDEGVRLLQPADKHKDQTFFLSQVKQFSLRRCMFPIANLLKSQVREIAKTEGLLNVANKKDSTGICFIGKKRFQDFIEEYIDTRYGHFIDIDTGQIVGEHGGLHKWTVGQRCCLANWKDAYFIFKKDLITNNIYVVAGTKHPAIWNDLCFTRKPHWINQEPNELSQGGVLSCSFRFQHTKPLVPCKIVNNSEGLTILLDTKLRAITEGQFGVFYKNGECLGSAKITDVCRNVTY; from the exons atgtTTAAGAAAATTGCTTTGGGTATATCTGGAGGAGTAGACAGTGCTGTGGCTGCTCTACTTCTCAAAAGAGGAG GAGTTGATGCTATAGCTACCGGCCACTATGCCAATACGTCTTTTGGTCCATTCTTAGAACGATATTCAGATGATGAAG GTGTCAGATTATTGCAACCTGCAGATAAACACAAAGACCAAACATTTTTTCTATCACAAGTGAAACAATTTTCATTGAGAAGATGTATGTTCCCAATAGCCAATTTACTAAAAAGTCAAGTAAGGGAAATAGCCAAGACTGAAGGCCTTCTAAATGTTGCTAACAAAAAGGATAGCACAGGTATAtgttttataggaaaaaagaggtttcaagattttattgaagag TACATAGATACAAGATATGGTCATTTCATAGACATTGACACAGGACAAATAGTGGGGGAGCATGGTGGTCTACACAAGTGGACAGTTGGCCAAAGGTGCTGCCTTGCTAATTGGAAAGATGCCTACTTCATTTTCAAGAAAGATTTGATAACTAACAATATTTATGTG GTGGCTGGAACTAAACATCCTGCTATATGGAATGACTTATGTTTTACCAGAAAACCGCATTGGATTAACCAAGAACCCAATGAATTATCTCAAGGAGGTGTGCTTAGCTGCTCATTCAGATTCCAACACACCAAACCTCTTGTTCCAtgtaaaatagtaaataattcaGAAGGATTAACAATCTTGTTAGACACAAAACTAAGGGCTATTACTGAAGGCCAATTTGgagtgttttataaaaatggtgAATGTCTTGGTAGCGCAAAAATTACAGATGTATGTCGAAATGTAACTTATTGA